Within the Methanobacterium sp. BRmetb2 genome, the region GAAATAAGTACAAAAATAATTTACTTACAAAACAAAAACTATTTAGATAGTAAAATATATAAAACAATAATCTAATATTTCAAATAGTAGTTTAACAAACCACATCTTTTAGCTGATAATTATCTGAATATTTGAATTAAATAATCACTGGTTCTGATGTATAAAAACAGCTCCAGCAAGTAATATCATTAAAAACTAATACTAAATAATTTGATCTAAATTCAATACTATCGACATGTTAGATTAGGTTATAAACAAGGTAAAAATTGCCAATGTTATCATATGCCGGGATAGTCTAGCCTGGTAAGGCGCAAGACTGGAAATCTTGTGGAGCTTTGCTCCGCCTGGGTTCAAATCCCAGTCCCGGCGCTTATTAGCAATTTAATTGCTTTCCTATGACTGCTCAATGCAGGAATGCATTGAAATTATAAATTTGCACGAATAAAATAATAGAGATAAAATAATGGAAATAAGATGCTTACTCTTATTGGAGGTTAAATAATGGAAGAAGAATTCAAGCACATGGTTCGTATTTCCCGTAAGGATATAGACGGAAATAAAACCATCGAAAATGCCCTAACTGATATAAAAGGTGTAGGTAATGGGCTATCAAGGGCAATAGGCATTGTAATGGGCTTTGATCTTAATGAAAAAATAGGTTATCTTTCTGATGAAGATGTATCCAAAATTGAAGTACTGCTAAAAGATCCTAAAAAATATGATATTCCTGAATGGATGTTGAACCGGCGTAATGATT harbors:
- a CDS encoding 30S ribosomal protein S13, which translates into the protein MEEEFKHMVRISRKDIDGNKTIENALTDIKGVGNGLSRAIGIVMGFDLNEKIGYLSDEDVSKIEVLLKDPKKYDIPEWMLNRRNDYETGETLHLIESDLAMTLRDDLNRMKKTRSYKGRRHEVGLPVRGQRTKSTFRKGSSVGVRRRRGRPQ